The nucleotide sequence ACTCGAATTTCTTGCCGCATTTTAGCAGAATGTCGATGGCTTCAGTGTAAGTCACACGTCCGAAGTCGTTATTCAGAACGTTGTTCAGTTTGTCGAACAGACCTTTTTCGACGAACTGGTTGAAGAATTCCATTTCTTCCGGACATTGTTCCATCACGTAGCGGATGATGTATTTGATCATGTCTTCAGCCAGTTCCATGTTCGCCGTCAGATCGGCAAAAGCGATCTCGGGCTCGATCATCCAGAACTCTGCCGCGTGGCGGGAGGTGTTGGAGTTTTCCGCACGGAAAGTCGGTCCGAACGTGTAGATGTTACGGAAAGCCGCACAGAAGGTTTCGCCGTTCAGCTGACCTGATACAGTCAGGTTGGTTTCTTTGCCGAAGAAGTCCTGGCTGGCATCAATGCTGCCGTCTTCTTTGCGCGGTGGTTTGTCCAGTTTCAGTGTTGTTACGCGGAACATTTCACCCGCACCTTCAGCGTCAGATCCCGTGATGATCGGAGTGTTCACATAGACAAAGTTTTGTTCGTTGAAGAACTTGTGGATCGCATAAGCCAATACAGAGCGCACGCGGAAGACCGCGCTGAATGTGTTGGTGCGTGGGCGAAGATGCGCGATCTCACGCAGGAATTCCATGCTGTGACGTTTGTTTTGCAGCGGGTATTCAAGATCCGCTTTTTGCACGATCTCGATTTTGGAAGCCATCACTTCAAAGCTTTGGCCTGCACCCTGGGATTTTACAACTTTGCCTATGACCAGTACGGAACTGGAAATGGAAAGAGCGGCAACGTCAGCAAAGTTTGAAAGATTATTATCAAAAACCACCTGCACACCTTTGAAGAAGGTGCCGTCATTCAGTTCGATGAAGCCGAAATTCTTTTGGTCGCGGATTTTGCGAACCCATCCGGAAAGATAGATTTCTTTGTCCAGATGCTTTTCTGTTTCTCTGAATAGCGATTTTACGAGCGTGGTTTTCATAGGGACCCTTTCAACAGTCCGATTAAAATATCGTTCTTTCGCATGCTTGTCCAAGATTGATGCGACTACGTGATGTCCGCTCGGGATGCCTGGAACAGGCCTCAAATTGCGCATAACGCGAAAAGTCATTAGTCATTTTGTGACGTCATTTCAATAGCTTAAATTGAGACCGCCCCTTGCTGGGGTCTGTGGACGGGCCTAAGATGAATGGAACTTCCAAAGGAGCACGTATGTCGGACTCTACACACTTTCGTCGCTGCCACCGCTGTGACACTGTCAACTCGGCTGACGGGGAGCTGGTGACGACCTGTGAATGCTGTGGAAAGCACCTTGCACCCTTCTATTTTTTCGACGAGAGTAGGGCCATGGGCATGACCGATTCGAACTTTTACTCCAGCCTTGGAGTGCGGGTTTCGTC is from Bdellovibrio bacteriovorus str. Tiberius and encodes:
- the asnS gene encoding asparagine--tRNA ligase → MKTTLVKSLFRETEKHLDKEIYLSGWVRKIRDQKNFGFIELNDGTFFKGVQVVFDNNLSNFADVAALSISSSVLVIGKVVKSQGAGQSFEVMASKIEIVQKADLEYPLQNKRHSMEFLREIAHLRPRTNTFSAVFRVRSVLAYAIHKFFNEQNFVYVNTPIITGSDAEGAGEMFRVTTLKLDKPPRKEDGSIDASQDFFGKETNLTVSGQLNGETFCAAFRNIYTFGPTFRAENSNTSRHAAEFWMIEPEIAFADLTANMELAEDMIKYIIRYVMEQCPEEMEFFNQFVEKGLFDKLNNVLNNDFGRVTYTEAIDILLKCGKKFEYPVQWGIDMQSEHERYLAEEHFKKPVFVTDYPKDIKAFYMKMNEDGKTVRAMDLLAPGIGEIIGGSQREDNIEKLESRMKQVGLHPEEYSFYTDLRRYGTFPHAGYGLGFERMLMYVTGMGNIRDVIPFPRTPKNALF